The following coding sequences lie in one Thermosulfuriphilus ammonigenes genomic window:
- a CDS encoding ArnT family glycosyltransferase, with protein MGRNLVLEVRKLVNIYFLLLFYLLFSFCIFYLFFINQPLNIVDEQYYNKLALSILERGEFGWRPGHLTAIRPPLYPVFLALIYKVFGPENYNAVRLIQIFLSLASGWLVYSLAKRIFHEEKVALLATGLFLFYPSLLLFNYLLLTEILFIFLFLLSIWFLLSFKRSFRSLFIAGIFWGLASLTRSVTYPLTPFVALFLIFAAPSEKRGLLAAALFLSATILTLSPWIIRNYRVFGHFVAVDTMGGLNLYMGNYKHTPLHRAWAAVSNPPEIAWYQGHEDELKELNEAEKQRWAIKKALKFMKEHPGLTALRTLIKTANFWQLERTIIAGMQKGIFPGLQNKITQVILTLSILLAYVTVAILGFSGLLLRILNHRGSYAFPQDYIQRGRTERFADWLIFLIISYFTAIHALVFGHSRYHLPLIPLLGIYASYLVVNFRAIRQNQPEFKVILGVVFLTFACFWGYDILIGSKDKVIAFLSSLTGRFY; from the coding sequence ATGGGAAGAAACCTAGTTTTGGAGGTTAGGAAATTAGTTAATATTTACTTTTTACTTCTTTTTTACTTGTTGTTTTCTTTTTGTATTTTTTATTTATTTTTTATTAATCAACCTCTTAATATTGTTGATGAACAGTATTATAACAAGTTGGCACTTTCTATTCTAGAAAGAGGTGAATTTGGCTGGAGGCCAGGTCACCTTACCGCCATTCGTCCGCCACTTTATCCGGTCTTTTTGGCTTTGATTTATAAAGTATTTGGCCCGGAGAATTATAATGCGGTGCGATTGATCCAAATTTTTTTATCTCTGGCCAGCGGCTGGTTGGTCTATTCTCTGGCCAAGAGAATTTTTCATGAAGAAAAGGTAGCTTTGCTGGCGACAGGCCTCTTTCTTTTTTACCCTTCGCTTTTACTATTTAATTATCTTCTCTTGACAGAAATTTTGTTTATTTTCCTTTTTCTTTTGTCTATATGGTTTCTTTTATCTTTTAAACGTTCTTTCAGAAGCCTATTTATAGCCGGCATTTTTTGGGGGCTGGCGAGCCTTACGCGCAGCGTGACCTACCCCCTGACGCCTTTCGTCGCCTTGTTTCTGATATTTGCCGCACCTAGCGAGAAAAGAGGCCTGTTGGCGGCCGCTCTTTTTTTATCCGCTACCATTCTTACCCTCTCTCCCTGGATAATCAGGAATTACCGTGTCTTTGGTCACTTTGTGGCGGTGGATACCATGGGCGGGCTTAACCTATATATGGGTAACTACAAACACACGCCGCTTCACCGGGCCTGGGCAGCGGTTAGCAACCCGCCTGAGATTGCCTGGTACCAGGGCCATGAAGACGAACTAAAAGAACTTAACGAGGCGGAAAAGCAGCGCTGGGCCATAAAAAAGGCCCTGAAATTTATGAAAGAACATCCGGGCCTTACGGCCTTGCGCACCCTGATTAAAACCGCCAATTTTTGGCAGCTCGAGCGAACTATTATTGCCGGAATGCAAAAAGGTATTTTTCCGGGGCTCCAAAATAAAATAACCCAAGTAATTCTCACTCTAAGTATTTTGCTAGCTTACGTAACAGTAGCTATCTTAGGCTTTTCCGGTCTTCTGTTGCGAATATTAAATCATCGTGGCTCTTATGCGTTCCCTCAGGATTACATCCAGAGGGGGAGGACGGAAAGGTTTGCGGATTGGTTGATCTTCTTGATCATTTCTTATTTTACGGCTATTCACGCCCTTGTCTTTGGCCATTCACGCTATCACCTTCCATTGATTCCTCTCCTGGGAATTTATGCATCTTATTTGGTTGTTAACTTTCGAGCAATTAGGCAGAATCAGCCTGAATTTAAGGTTATTTTGGGGGTGGTATTTTTAACTTTCGCTTGCTTTTGGGGTTATGATATCCTGATAGGAAGTAAAGACAAGGTTATAGCTTTTCTATCAAGTTTAACAGGACGTTTCTATTAA
- a CDS encoding transposase, translating into MSTSEPEIKRWTAKRKTQLVLEILKGKTTVAEAARRYDLKPSEIETWVQDGIEGMENSFRARPRDIREQYERKLTEAHAALGEAQLEIKALKKLRSLLDLDERS; encoded by the coding sequence ATGAGTACATCGGAACCTGAAATCAAACGTTGGACGGCAAAGCGAAAGACCCAATTGGTCTTAGAGATTCTTAAAGGCAAGACCACCGTGGCTGAAGCGGCTCGGCGTTACGATCTCAAACCAAGTGAGATCGAAACATGGGTTCAAGATGGTATTGAGGGCATGGAAAACAGTTTTCGAGCCCGGCCGAGGGATATTCGGGAACAATACGAGCGGAAGCTCACTGAGGCTCATGCAGCCCTAGGTGAAGCTCAGCTGGAGATCAAAGCCCTAAAAAAGTTGCGAAGCCTGCTCGACCTGGACGAGAGATCGTAG
- a CDS encoding IS3 family transposase → MQAELAAEGYKVSLSKLCRWLGVARRTFYYRPKGRKRPLAEDKVAKVREVIERFPSYGYRRIAVVLGWNRKVVQRICQRKGWQVRKRPKGSRPRAKGFVSVARRPNERWATDLTMVWCGRDRWCTLAVVIDCATREVLGWRLARRGNAVTAEAALEEALISRFGCLGRIPGGLMLRSDNGLVFTSKRYTATVRAYGLRQEFIMPYSPEQKGVVERFIRTVKEECLWQHRFGSLSEAREVIGDWMRYYNMERPHQALGYQAPSDMLAIAV, encoded by the coding sequence GTGCAGGCAGAATTAGCAGCTGAAGGTTACAAGGTGTCTTTGAGTAAGCTTTGTCGGTGGCTGGGGGTTGCCAGGCGGACGTTTTATTATCGACCCAAGGGACGCAAGAGACCACTTGCCGAGGATAAGGTGGCCAAGGTGAGAGAAGTGATAGAGAGGTTTCCGAGCTATGGATATCGGCGGATAGCGGTGGTGTTGGGCTGGAACCGGAAGGTGGTGCAGAGGATCTGTCAGAGGAAGGGTTGGCAGGTGAGGAAGAGACCGAAGGGTAGTCGGCCGCGGGCCAAGGGGTTCGTTTCGGTGGCTAGGAGGCCCAATGAGAGATGGGCCACGGATCTGACGATGGTTTGGTGTGGCCGGGACAGGTGGTGCACCTTAGCGGTAGTCATAGACTGTGCCACGCGGGAGGTCCTTGGCTGGCGATTAGCCAGGCGAGGAAATGCGGTAACAGCAGAGGCAGCTTTGGAAGAGGCTTTAATATCTCGGTTTGGATGTTTAGGGCGGATACCCGGGGGATTAATGCTCAGGAGTGATAACGGCTTGGTGTTTACGTCTAAGAGGTACACGGCCACGGTAAGGGCTTACGGTTTGAGGCAGGAATTTATAATGCCGTATAGTCCGGAGCAGAAAGGAGTAGTAGAGAGATTTATCAGGACGGTGAAGGAAGAATGCCTTTGGCAGCACAGATTTGGGAGTTTAAGTGAAGCAAGGGAGGTGATAGGGGACTGGATGAGATATTACAACATGGAGAGACCTCATCAGGCCTTGGGGTATCAGGCACCATCAGATATGCTAGCAATAGCGGTTTAA
- a CDS encoding ATP-binding protein: MILKREIVEILLQNLNNDYVLIILGARQTGKTSVLLYLQKYLEDKGFPAFYISLEDPLFLALLNDHPQNLFDIIGESKERQIVLLDEIQYLKNPSHFLKYHFDFNREKLKLIVTGSSAFYIDQKFKDSLAGRKRIFLLTPLNLKETLWFKNIKIPNLTIDTENYVSYPLIYRETILSILKETLIFGSYPAVVLEEDQEEKKNILYELVNSYTKKDILEADLLAQEEYFLFLKILASQIGSLVNLSEISSTLKISRYKIDKFVLTALKCFHLCRIRPFFKNTRKELSKTPKFYFFDCGLRNALLRNFEPLTIREDRGQLFENFVFNFLGYLFGYENIQFWRTKDKNEIDFIVQQKRAIEAKYSDASIRLGRYRSFFKNYDLPLDFLIFKRSNTPKQPEDPRIRFVYFS, encoded by the coding sequence TTGATCCTTAAAAGAGAAATCGTAGAAATTCTCCTTCAAAATCTAAATAATGATTATGTTCTCATTATTTTAGGGGCCAGGCAAACCGGTAAAACCTCGGTCCTTTTGTACTTACAAAAATATTTAGAAGACAAGGGATTCCCAGCTTTTTATATCTCCCTTGAAGATCCCCTTTTTCTGGCCTTATTAAACGACCACCCGCAAAATTTGTTCGATATTATCGGAGAAAGCAAAGAACGCCAAATTGTCCTACTTGATGAAATACAATATCTCAAAAATCCTTCTCATTTTCTAAAGTACCATTTTGATTTCAACCGCGAAAAACTCAAGCTTATTGTTACGGGTTCCTCTGCCTTTTATATAGACCAGAAATTTAAAGACTCGCTGGCCGGAAGAAAACGGATTTTTCTCCTAACGCCTTTAAATTTAAAAGAAACCTTGTGGTTTAAAAACATCAAAATCCCTAACCTAACCATTGATACCGAAAATTACGTATCATATCCTTTGATATATCGCGAAACAATTCTCTCTATTCTCAAAGAAACCCTGATTTTCGGCTCCTACCCTGCCGTTGTGTTAGAAGAAGATCAGGAAGAAAAGAAAAATATTCTTTATGAACTGGTAAATTCATATACCAAGAAGGATATTTTAGAGGCGGATCTCCTTGCTCAAGAAGAATATTTCCTATTTTTAAAAATACTAGCCTCTCAAATAGGAAGTTTGGTCAACCTTTCAGAAATTTCTTCTACGTTAAAAATATCTCGTTATAAAATAGACAAATTTGTCTTAACAGCTCTTAAATGTTTTCATCTTTGCCGAATCAGACCGTTTTTTAAAAATACACGAAAAGAACTGTCAAAAACTCCAAAATTTTACTTTTTCGATTGTGGTCTAAGAAACGCCCTTTTGAGAAATTTTGAACCCTTAACTATACGCGAAGACCGAGGCCAACTTTTTGAAAACTTTGTCTTTAACTTTCTAGGTTACTTATTCGGTTATGAAAATATTCAGTTCTGGCGCACCAAAGATAAAAACGAAATAGATTTTATCGTACAACAAAAAAGGGCTATCGAAGCCAAATATTCTGACGCTTCTATCAGGTTAGGCCGTTACCGCTCGTTTTTTAAGAATTATGACCTGCCTCTTGATTTTCTAATTTTTAAGAGAAGTAACACGCCAAAGCAGCCGGAAGACCCGAGGATAAGGTTTGTTTATTTTTCGTAA
- a CDS encoding transposase translates to MSAPEPEIKRWTAKRKTQLVLEILKGKTTVAEAARRYDLKPSEIETWVQDGIEGMENSFRARPRDIREQYERKLTEAHAALGEAQLEIKALKKLQSLLDLDERSYRGGAGRISS, encoded by the coding sequence ATGAGTGCACCAGAACCTGAAATCAAACGTTGGACGGCAAAGCGAAAGACCCAATTGGTCTTAGAGATTCTTAAAGGCAAGACCACCGTGGCTGAAGCGGCTCGGCGTTACGATCTCAAACCAAGTGAGATTGAAACATGGGTTCAAGATGGTATTGAGGGCATGGAAAACAGTTTTCGAGCCCGGCCGAGGGATATTCGGGAACAATACGAGCGGAAGCTCACCGAGGCTCATGCAGCCCTAGGTGAAGCTCAGCTGGAGATCAAAGCCCTAAAAAAGTTGCAAAGCCTGCTCGACCTGGACGAGAGATCGTATAGGGGCGGTGCAGGCAGAATTAGCAGCTGA
- a CDS encoding AbrB/MazE/SpoVT family DNA-binding domain-containing protein codes for MEAIKIKVLPKGQITLPKKIRKALGIREGDALVLIRRGEEVVLRKRKTLFELAGSLPNLGLSLEEMREKALEEIAREREKDLR; via the coding sequence ATGGAAGCCATAAAAATTAAAGTCCTTCCCAAAGGCCAAATCACTTTACCAAAAAAGATTAGAAAAGCCCTGGGAATAAGGGAGGGTGACGCTTTGGTACTCATACGGAGAGGAGAGGAGGTGGTTTTGCGCAAAAGGAAGACGCTTTTTGAGCTGGCTGGATCCTTGCCCAATCTCGGTCTCTCTTTAGAAGAAATGAGAGAAAAGGCTTTAGAGGAAATCGCTCGTGAGAGGGAAAAAGATCTGCGTTGA
- a CDS encoding PIN domain-containing protein — protein MLRILVKDDADQLEKALAVFKNAHRLGYKLHVLPIALLEVVWVLEKVYRLSRSRIREIVEGIIFTPRLKVEKAQVFLEALRDYEEKNIKFADALMAYWALSENLSGIVTFDRKHFQRIKKLEVVDPEIFSSNR, from the coding sequence TTGCTCCGCATTCTAGTCAAAGACGATGCTGACCAACTGGAAAAAGCTTTGGCTGTCTTCAAGAATGCCCATCGCTTAGGTTATAAGCTTCATGTGCTTCCGATAGCTCTTTTGGAAGTTGTTTGGGTACTGGAGAAAGTTTATCGTCTTTCTCGCTCCCGAATACGGGAAATTGTAGAAGGGATAATTTTTACTCCTAGGCTCAAGGTGGAAAAGGCGCAGGTTTTTCTTGAAGCCCTTCGAGATTACGAGGAAAAGAACATCAAGTTTGCTGACGCTTTGATGGCTTATTGGGCTTTAAGTGAGAATCTTTCTGGTATAGTGACTTTCGACCGCAAGCACTTTCAACGCATCAAAAAACTGGAAGTGGTAGATCCAGAAATTTTCTCTAGTAACCGCTAA
- a CDS encoding SGNH/GDSL hydrolase family protein, producing MINFLLVFITFFFLIGCSSGNGSQPQEKEGVFVYYQTDFDKGKGGFQPAKRAKLRLTEDAISGKALETICKQKWAGPALKIKVRGSKGLKIAFLAKGEGFKRATLNLYDTKARDNTTPYGYRFLPDGEWTPVLYYVDLFHYNSRPRGYIKPDTLFVDLRFWGPDPKGGEVSLTLDNFVIYRGEDRAPPKKIKMLKAEATPQGIKLTWETPEDNVFPMVYVVSRAKEGKGFVKIGETYRSYFWDYTAGKKNYRYRVLACDFQNNLGPWSDIISVKGEADPRPPSLTREEQDRLSYASHVREIHRRGEGRVKKGLVVLFGDSLTGPTLYPRLVAGALGIYQVKAYGFAGQTTTFGRRKVAEILAKERPEFLFVMFGTNNVRGRLQTVDVYERWIDDLEAIVKQAEAQGVVVALATIPPRGFKDPLSLPEALFNEILVQRARRLKVPIAYIFEAVQQAGDRREFIWKDGVHWTPQGMELAAWAWRKTMRQIEFALRDRP from the coding sequence ATGATTAACTTTCTTCTCGTTTTTATTACCTTCTTCTTTCTTATCGGCTGTAGTTCTGGAAATGGTTCCCAGCCGCAGGAAAAAGAAGGAGTCTTCGTTTATTATCAGACGGATTTTGATAAGGGGAAGGGAGGTTTTCAGCCCGCTAAGCGGGCAAAATTGAGGCTTACCGAGGATGCTATTTCCGGCAAAGCCCTTGAAACGATTTGTAAACAAAAGTGGGCCGGGCCGGCCCTAAAGATCAAGGTTAGAGGTTCCAAAGGCCTGAAGATAGCCTTTTTAGCCAAAGGAGAAGGTTTTAAACGCGCCACTCTAAACCTTTACGACACCAAGGCCAGAGACAACACTACGCCCTACGGTTATCGTTTTCTGCCAGACGGTGAGTGGACGCCGGTACTCTATTATGTGGATCTTTTTCATTACAACTCTCGGCCCCGGGGTTATATAAAACCAGATACCCTCTTTGTTGATCTTCGCTTCTGGGGACCTGATCCTAAGGGAGGGGAAGTTAGTTTGACCCTTGATAATTTTGTTATCTATCGGGGAGAGGATCGTGCTCCCCCAAAGAAGATAAAAATGCTCAAGGCAGAAGCCACCCCTCAAGGGATAAAGCTTACCTGGGAGACACCGGAGGATAATGTCTTCCCTATGGTTTATGTGGTCTCCCGGGCCAAAGAGGGGAAAGGGTTTGTCAAGATCGGCGAGACGTATCGGTCTTATTTTTGGGATTATACGGCCGGCAAGAAAAATTACCGCTATCGGGTTCTGGCCTGTGATTTCCAGAACAACCTTGGGCCATGGTCTGATATCATCTCGGTAAAGGGGGAGGCTGATCCTCGGCCGCCGTCCTTGACCCGGGAGGAACAAGATCGCCTGAGCTATGCCTCCCACGTGCGTGAGATTCATCGGCGAGGTGAGGGAAGGGTCAAAAAGGGGTTGGTCGTCCTCTTTGGGGATTCCCTTACCGGTCCCACTCTTTATCCTCGCCTGGTGGCGGGGGCCTTGGGGATATATCAGGTCAAAGCCTACGGTTTTGCCGGCCAGACCACAACCTTTGGTCGCCGTAAGGTGGCGGAGATCCTGGCGAAAGAAAGGCCAGAATTTCTCTTTGTCATGTTCGGGACTAATAATGTGCGAGGAAGGCTTCAGACGGTAGATGTTTATGAGCGCTGGATAGATGATCTAGAGGCCATTGTGAAGCAGGCCGAAGCGCAAGGGGTAGTGGTGGCCTTGGCCACTATACCGCCCCGGGGATTTAAGGATCCGCTCTCCTTACCCGAGGCCTTATTTAACGAGATCCTGGTCCAGAGGGCCCGGAGGCTTAAGGTTCCCATAGCCTATATTTTTGAGGCTGTCCAGCAAGCCGGTGATCGTCGTGAGTTTATCTGGAAGGATGGAGTGCACTGGACGCCTCAGGGGATGGAGCTTGCCGCCTGGGCTTGGCGCAAGACCATGCGGCAGATAGAATTTGCTTTGCGAGATCGGCCATGA
- a CDS encoding putative glycoside hydrolase yields MKTALWRGIMTGILFLGLVGRIWGAEPSPEYNRFGFPETSSTIAVLVDQLPNHLTEEQVRFVAGHYVGSQKLILPLTQRIRRYNPRFVVLHYHLGIWQQQPAHKFIIDGRHWGNDWSFVTQHEDWFWHNEKGQRVRSKNDGKYLMNIMNRQFQEYWKTSIARQIIAGEYQGVFLDSASPALLQCEASWMDPRLAGTAAAKSRFKELGGLTWSEAYESFMADLTKFLESLGYATLPNIGGLFTTWDTTDYYTTASGAFMEGAFVTRSLKDWEMAASRTMELIKRDKIVIFQSYLKNDEDIKTRLYYLSCYLLFKGRYTYINYFFRSTLSWYPEWQLDLGLPREPIPDLVKMRVKRGLYRRLYSRGEVWVNVSSRDEKITFPGESRVVIPIGGGPVGQKGEAQGRLSYRPAQEVILQPWSGLIVLY; encoded by the coding sequence ATGAAGACGGCTCTCTGGCGAGGAATTATGACCGGAATCCTCTTCCTCGGCCTGGTGGGCCGCATTTGGGGGGCAGAGCCTAGCCCTGAGTACAACAGGTTTGGCTTCCCAGAGACCAGCTCTACCATCGCCGTCCTGGTTGATCAACTGCCCAATCATCTTACCGAGGAGCAGGTTCGTTTTGTGGCTGGGCACTACGTGGGCAGTCAGAAACTTATCCTTCCCCTGACTCAAAGAATCCGGCGTTATAACCCTCGCTTTGTTGTCCTTCATTATCATCTGGGCATCTGGCAACAGCAGCCGGCCCACAAATTCATCATAGATGGGAGACACTGGGGGAATGATTGGTCTTTTGTCACCCAACACGAAGACTGGTTCTGGCACAATGAGAAAGGGCAGCGGGTGCGCTCCAAAAATGACGGCAAATATTTGATGAATATTATGAACCGGCAATTTCAGGAATATTGGAAAACTTCTATCGCCCGCCAGATAATTGCCGGCGAATATCAGGGGGTTTTTCTAGATTCCGCCTCCCCGGCCTTGCTCCAGTGTGAAGCAAGCTGGATGGATCCTCGCCTGGCTGGAACCGCCGCTGCCAAAAGCCGGTTTAAGGAACTGGGGGGGCTTACCTGGAGTGAGGCCTATGAAAGTTTTATGGCAGATTTAACGAAATTTTTAGAGTCCCTGGGATATGCCACTTTGCCTAATATAGGCGGTCTCTTTACCACCTGGGACACCACCGACTACTACACCACGGCCTCCGGAGCCTTTATGGAGGGGGCCTTTGTCACCAGAAGCCTTAAAGATTGGGAGATGGCCGCCTCAAGGACCATGGAACTCATAAAAAGAGATAAGATAGTTATCTTTCAGTCTTACCTGAAGAATGATGAAGACATTAAGACTAGGCTTTACTATCTATCTTGTTACCTCCTTTTTAAGGGGCGGTATACTTACATAAATTATTTCTTTAGATCTACCTTGAGCTGGTATCCAGAATGGCAACTTGACCTTGGCCTGCCCCGGGAGCCCATTCCTGATTTGGTCAAGATGAGAGTAAAAAGGGGCCTTTATCGCCGTTTATATTCCCGGGGAGAAGTCTGGGTAAATGTATCTTCCAGGGATGAAAAAATTACTTTTCCTGGAGAGTCAAGGGTGGTTATCCCCATAGGCGGAGGGCCGGTAGGCCAGAAGGGCGAAGCCCAGGGCCGGCTTTCCTATAGGCCGGCCCAAGAGGTCATTTTGCAGCCCTGGAGTGGGCTTATAGTGCTTTACTGA
- a CDS encoding acyltransferase family protein has translation MDQPSLLPEDSEFLRYLRGLAIFIIVFGHVGGFWFYRPYSGFLLVAVPIFFMISGAVSYPSYKRSKSVSFYLLKRSFSLLIPYYLLCLFSLIVYILEQKQMPTFSLEKLFMWLAIVPSRDIMPFPVGQIWFLYVLLVISILSPFYFYAYERCCYALFSFGLVAILMAAVQHFFDLAGILTLWKFHFFKPLVCSLFFISGFYLFFSSKSHKVLFLFGFFSLMASIFLFLKFRFNPDLSYHAHPPDLYYVLISFFFIFLVYVLRSFFLKVISSVKLFALILDFFYKHTFSIFLLHSFSIYFVERYLGLISGKDIFYGLKKLFFVLLITIILAVPFTRLSSFLRGIFLSRLKQVFEAKVVVRRPV, from the coding sequence ATGGACCAACCTTCTTTATTGCCGGAAGATAGCGAATTTCTGCGTTATTTAAGAGGTCTGGCCATATTTATTATTGTTTTTGGTCATGTAGGAGGGTTTTGGTTTTATCGTCCTTATTCTGGCTTTTTATTGGTTGCGGTGCCTATTTTCTTTATGATTTCTGGAGCGGTGAGCTATCCTAGTTATAAGAGGTCCAAATCAGTTTCTTTCTATTTATTGAAAAGGTCTTTTTCCCTTTTGATACCTTATTACTTGCTATGTCTTTTTTCTCTTATTGTTTATATTCTCGAACAGAAGCAAATGCCTACCTTTTCTTTAGAAAAGTTATTTATGTGGTTAGCCATTGTCCCTTCTCGCGACATAATGCCTTTCCCTGTTGGGCAAATTTGGTTTTTATATGTTCTTTTGGTTATTTCTATTTTATCACCTTTTTATTTTTACGCCTATGAACGTTGTTGTTATGCTTTGTTTTCTTTTGGGTTGGTGGCTATTTTAATGGCTGCTGTTCAGCACTTTTTTGATCTGGCTGGTATTTTAACCTTATGGAAGTTCCATTTTTTTAAGCCTCTTGTATGTAGTCTCTTCTTTATAAGTGGCTTTTACCTCTTCTTTTCTTCTAAAAGTCATAAAGTCTTGTTTTTGTTTGGTTTTTTTTCTCTTATGGCTTCAATTTTTCTCTTTTTAAAATTTCGTTTCAACCCTGATTTATCTTATCATGCTCACCCTCCAGATTTATATTATGTTCTCATCTCTTTCTTTTTTATTTTTTTAGTGTATGTGTTGCGTTCTTTTTTTCTCAAGGTTATTTCATCTGTAAAGCTTTTTGCTTTGATTCTTGATTTTTTCTATAAGCATACATTTTCTATTTTCTTATTGCATAGTTTTTCTATTTATTTTGTTGAGCGTTATTTGGGCCTCATTTCAGGAAAGGATATTTTTTATGGCCTTAAGAAGTTGTTCTTTGTCCTCCTTATAACCATCATTTTGGCTGTTCCTTTTACAAGGCTCTCCTCTTTTTTAAGAGGAATCTTTCTTTCCCGCTTAAAACAAGTTTTTGAGGCCAAAGTGGTGGTAAGGAGGCCGGTTTGA
- a CDS encoding NHL repeat-containing protein translates to MIKLLSSVFLVLLLVVPSMSKGQEKGKRAVRVHYLFSFGKEGQGPGEFVGPFGIHWAEGLLYVIDDLGHSISIFGEDGSFKKRLGHKGQAPGQFAFPDSLAKGPEGLLYVADTGNNRVQILDDSGRCLKIIKGWGLWRRFKNPRDIFWSEAGHFLVVDWGNHRIHVFSSQKEYLFGFGGRGQQEGQFHNPIAVVEAGGKIYVSDFKNHRIQVFDSQGGFLFTFGGRGLAKGKFNHPSGLAVDSQGRLYVADWGNHRVQIFSLGGQFLASFGGKGKDRGLFIRPTDLAVDPRGRIYVVDSGNHRIQVFQLEDGS, encoded by the coding sequence TTGATCAAACTTCTGTCTTCTGTTTTTTTGGTTCTCCTTTTGGTGGTTCCTTCAATGAGTAAAGGTCAGGAAAAGGGGAAGAGGGCAGTCCGAGTCCATTATCTTTTTTCTTTCGGAAAAGAAGGCCAGGGACCGGGAGAATTTGTCGGCCCCTTCGGAATCCATTGGGCTGAAGGGCTGCTTTATGTCATAGATGACCTGGGGCATTCTATCTCCATCTTTGGGGAGGACGGTTCTTTTAAAAAACGTTTGGGGCATAAGGGGCAGGCTCCAGGGCAGTTTGCCTTTCCGGACAGTTTGGCTAAAGGGCCCGAGGGGCTCCTTTATGTGGCTGATACCGGCAATAACAGGGTTCAGATTCTGGATGATTCCGGACGTTGTCTTAAGATTATCAAGGGCTGGGGTCTTTGGAGAAGATTCAAAAATCCGCGAGATATTTTCTGGAGTGAGGCGGGGCATTTTCTGGTAGTTGATTGGGGCAACCATCGGATTCATGTCTTCTCCTCCCAAAAAGAGTATCTTTTTGGCTTTGGTGGCCGGGGTCAGCAAGAGGGTCAGTTTCATAACCCTATCGCCGTGGTTGAGGCTGGTGGCAAAATATACGTCTCTGATTTTAAGAACCATCGTATTCAAGTCTTCGATTCTCAGGGTGGTTTTCTGTTTACCTTTGGAGGAAGGGGGCTGGCAAAAGGCAAGTTTAACCATCCTTCTGGCCTTGCGGTGGATAGTCAGGGCCGCCTTTACGTGGCAGACTGGGGCAATCATCGCGTTCAGATCTTTTCTCTCGGGGGCCAATTCTTGGCCTCCTTTGGAGGAAAGGGTAAAGACAGGGGGCTTTTTATCAGGCCTACCGATTTAGCCGTTGATCCCCGGGGTCGAATTTATGTAGTAGATTCTGGGAATCACCGGATTCAGGTCTTTCAACTGGAGGATGGCTCATAA
- a CDS encoding UbiA prenyltransferase family protein — protein MARFDLGAYIAIARPDHWFKNGFMLLGVLLAFFIEPRLFKEARYLDLFLAVVAACLVASSNYVINEILDAPKDALHPTKKNRPIPSGRICLPLAYLEWLLLALLGLGIAYLLNVAFFLSALGLWISGLIYNIPPIRTKDVPYVDVLTESINNPLRLFLGWFALIPNLVPPLSLIISYWMAGAFFMATKRFAEYRMINDKELAGNYRASFRYYNEERLLLSIFYYAVACAFFFAIFIIRYHLELILVAPLFAGFFVYYLKIGFLPDSPVQRPEHLYKERGLMVYLVVCLVSFIFLLFTRIPILYKFFRVIPNQINPLWEF, from the coding sequence ATGGCGAGGTTTGATCTAGGGGCCTATATCGCTATTGCCCGGCCAGATCACTGGTTTAAGAACGGCTTCATGCTTCTTGGCGTTCTGCTGGCCTTTTTCATCGAACCGCGCCTATTTAAAGAAGCCCGGTATCTTGATCTTTTCTTGGCTGTGGTGGCTGCCTGTCTGGTAGCCTCAAGTAACTATGTTATCAATGAAATCCTTGATGCTCCCAAAGACGCCCTCCACCCCACTAAAAAAAACCGGCCCATTCCTTCAGGGCGGATCTGTTTGCCGCTGGCCTACCTCGAGTGGTTACTTTTGGCCCTCCTGGGGCTGGGGATAGCCTATTTATTAAACGTGGCCTTTTTCCTTTCAGCCCTGGGGCTCTGGATTTCTGGTCTTATTTATAATATTCCGCCGATCAGGACCAAAGATGTTCCCTATGTAGATGTCCTAACGGAATCCATCAACAACCCTCTTCGTCTCTTCTTGGGGTGGTTTGCCCTTATTCCCAATCTGGTTCCTCCCCTTTCCCTGATCATCTCTTATTGGATGGCCGGGGCCTTCTTTATGGCCACCAAACGTTTTGCCGAATACCGGATGATAAACGACAAGGAACTGGCAGGCAATTATCGGGCCTCCTTTCGCTACTACAATGAGGAGAGACTTCTCCTTAGCATCTTCTACTATGCTGTAGCCTGTGCCTTCTTCTTTGCCATCTTCATCATCCGTTACCACTTAGAGCTTATTCTGGTGGCCCCTCTTTTTGCTGGTTTTTTCGTCTATTATCTTAAAATCGGCTTTCTTCCGGACAGTCCGGTCCAGCGTCCGGAGCATCTCTATAAGGAAAGAGGGCTTATGGTCTATCTGGTCGTCTGCCTGGTGTCTTTTATCTTTTTGCTTTTTACCCGGATTCCCATACTTTATAAGTTTTTCCGGGTGATCCCCAATCAGATCAATCCCCTTTGGGAATTTTAA